A single Fodinibius saliphilus DNA region contains:
- a CDS encoding DUF4292 domain-containing protein, which translates to MSQIKPSVVVNKIPDYRSTLHALTGEGRAIVSEPGNTERVTIIFMSNRSKSLVKIRNGIGIKGGELLTDGDTLTVYNKIDKYVRKIAVRSGNLQRINKLASLNILQLINYPFTPDEVSDVFENESLYKLALSSGTLIYIDKKSYNIRQIEQPNNTTLPYSKIQYDAYGTVGRFTLPRRISIFGAEKKSKIALQLTSLDLNPDLGNLHINYPDDIPVYHR; encoded by the coding sequence GTGTCACAGATTAAACCATCTGTAGTTGTAAATAAAATTCCTGATTACCGCTCTACATTGCATGCTTTAACAGGGGAAGGACGTGCTATCGTCAGTGAGCCCGGCAACACTGAACGGGTTACGATTATTTTTATGAGTAATAGATCTAAAAGCTTGGTTAAAATTCGTAACGGGATCGGCATAAAAGGTGGAGAACTGCTTACCGATGGAGATACGCTGACAGTTTATAATAAGATCGATAAATATGTACGCAAAATAGCTGTCCGCAGTGGTAATCTTCAGCGGATTAACAAACTGGCTTCCTTAAATATATTACAGCTTATAAATTACCCATTCACACCTGATGAAGTATCAGATGTCTTTGAAAATGAATCTTTATATAAACTTGCTCTTTCATCCGGTACCCTAATTTATATTGATAAAAAAAGCTATAATATTCGCCAAATTGAACAACCCAATAACACTACATTGCCCTATTCCAAAATCCAGTACGATGCCTACGGAACGGTAGGACGGTTCACCCTTCCCCGAAGAATTAGTATCTTTGGCGCAGAGAAAAAATCAAAAATCGCATTACAACTTACTTCACTTGATTTAAACCCCGATTTAGGTAACTTACACATTAACTACCCAGACGACATACCTGTTTATCATCGATGA
- a CDS encoding tetratricopeptide repeat protein has protein sequence MKNLSSNIYSFFAIAVMALLFFSTDLMAQDQQMVEENTRINARSAYIDGLAAFENEDYQHALELLKSAYVKLPDHAGVNYALADAYLMVDDITNAEYYGKQAVKLAPGNPWYRLKLARLYRDQGKNNAAITELKEALEYNPNNENLLHELAQSYGDSKQLKKANKVYSKLLFLDGEDLNVRLERLRNFNDLGMQDSAITELKKIRDLDPNNIATLQVLSNHYKEMGKLKEAKEVLNNALQINKRDTQTLLMLSNIYIKKAQWDSLSVLLSDVVVDSTIDKATKLNVGRYLYSNYKSDPDNHKLQQTTATVLKKLMKTEPNYGGAQSLAADFFLQTGQTDLALQAYKNTTDLTPANDTAWQKRLQLLLQQGRAKEAILVGEQATKAVPQEPIILYFLGNAHLLRQNHQKALGYLKKAEKLPVRRSLKTNILGAIANAYAALKQWDNAFSHYEQALKIEPNSPGLLNNYAYYLSLQKKNLQKAEKMAKKAIQLAPKNPSYLDTIGWVYYQKGEFPKAEKYIRAALETGEASAEVMEHMGDVLKELGDISEARQWWQKALNKDSTRTHLKDKIPENGE, from the coding sequence ATGAAAAATCTTTCATCTAACATTTATTCTTTCTTTGCCATTGCTGTAATGGCATTGCTCTTTTTTTCTACTGATTTAATGGCACAAGATCAGCAGATGGTGGAAGAGAACACCCGTATTAATGCACGGTCAGCTTATATTGATGGTCTTGCCGCATTCGAAAATGAGGATTACCAGCATGCCCTCGAGCTACTGAAATCAGCATATGTAAAACTTCCGGATCATGCCGGGGTCAACTACGCTCTTGCTGATGCTTACCTGATGGTAGACGATATCACCAATGCCGAATATTATGGAAAACAAGCTGTAAAGCTGGCACCTGGCAATCCGTGGTACCGCCTTAAACTAGCGCGGTTATATCGTGACCAAGGGAAAAATAACGCTGCTATTACTGAACTGAAGGAAGCCCTAGAGTATAATCCCAATAATGAAAATTTGCTCCATGAATTGGCCCAATCCTATGGCGATTCCAAACAGCTCAAGAAAGCAAACAAAGTATACAGCAAACTACTATTCCTTGACGGAGAGGACCTCAATGTACGATTGGAACGGCTGAGAAATTTTAATGACCTGGGTATGCAAGATTCTGCCATCACTGAACTAAAAAAAATACGTGACCTTGATCCCAATAATATTGCAACCCTGCAAGTATTGAGTAATCACTACAAAGAAATGGGGAAGTTAAAAGAAGCCAAAGAAGTGCTGAATAACGCGCTCCAGATAAATAAACGAGATACCCAAACCCTCCTTATGCTTTCCAATATCTACATAAAAAAAGCACAGTGGGACAGCCTCTCAGTTCTTTTATCCGATGTTGTTGTTGATTCTACTATTGACAAAGCCACCAAACTTAACGTTGGCAGATACCTTTATTCAAATTACAAATCTGATCCTGATAATCATAAGCTACAACAGACGACTGCAACCGTTTTAAAAAAACTAATGAAGACTGAGCCTAACTATGGTGGTGCCCAATCGTTAGCTGCTGACTTTTTTCTCCAAACAGGACAAACAGACTTAGCCCTGCAAGCATACAAAAATACCACAGACCTTACCCCAGCGAACGATACCGCATGGCAGAAACGACTTCAATTACTACTTCAACAGGGAAGAGCAAAAGAAGCCATCCTAGTTGGTGAACAAGCCACAAAAGCGGTACCTCAAGAACCCATCATCTTATATTTTCTGGGGAATGCTCATCTTTTACGCCAAAATCATCAAAAAGCGTTAGGTTACTTAAAAAAAGCAGAAAAGTTACCCGTTCGTCGCTCTCTTAAGACAAATATTTTGGGTGCTATCGCCAATGCATATGCGGCCTTAAAGCAATGGGACAATGCTTTCTCGCATTATGAACAGGCTTTGAAGATTGAACCGAACAGCCCCGGCCTGCTAAACAACTATGCCTATTACCTTTCCTTGCAAAAGAAAAACCTTCAAAAGGCCGAAAAAATGGCAAAAAAAGCCATTCAACTTGCGCCAAAAAACCCATCTTACCTTGATACTATTGGATGGGTATATTATCAAAAGGGGGAATTCCCAAAAGCAGAAAAGTATATTCGTGCTGCTCTTGAGACAGGAGAAGCCAGTGCTGAAGTTATGGAACACATGGGAGATGTGTTAAAGGAATTAGGCGATATATCAGAGGCCCGTCAATGGTGGCAAAAAGCATTAAACAAAGATTCAACACGCACTCATCTTAAAGACAAAATTCCTGAAAACGGTGAATAA
- a CDS encoding helical backbone metal receptor — protein sequence MSSEKPSIISLVPSLTELLIDLGLHGQLVGRTRFCVHPREKVENIPIVGGTKNPRLDKIHNIDPDYIIANKEENRPEDINQLTADSEVIITEIETIEDALIAIHNLAQTFNVSETAEQLITDIQQRLEERPDETELRTAYMIWKDPWMSVGHDTYINDVLEHWNLPNVFNSESRYPTFELESLKSYNPDLVLLSSEPYPFKEKHIAVVKEACPAARVLVVEGEWFSWYGSHMKHAFGRLNSWRKTIAD from the coding sequence ATGAGCTCAGAAAAACCATCTATTATTAGCTTGGTCCCCAGTTTGACTGAACTACTTATTGATTTGGGACTCCATGGCCAGCTCGTGGGACGTACCCGCTTTTGTGTACATCCCAGGGAAAAAGTGGAAAACATACCCATCGTCGGCGGTACTAAAAATCCCAGGTTGGATAAAATTCACAATATCGACCCCGATTACATCATTGCTAACAAAGAGGAAAATCGCCCGGAGGATATCAATCAACTAACAGCTGATTCTGAGGTTATTATAACAGAGATCGAAACTATCGAGGATGCTCTCATCGCTATTCATAACCTTGCACAAACTTTTAATGTATCTGAAACAGCCGAACAGCTTATTACCGATATCCAACAGCGGCTGGAGGAGCGTCCTGATGAAACCGAGCTGCGAACGGCCTATATGATTTGGAAAGATCCATGGATGTCTGTAGGCCACGACACCTACATCAACGACGTGTTGGAGCACTGGAACCTACCCAATGTTTTTAACAGTGAAAGTCGATACCCCACTTTTGAGCTTGAGTCACTCAAAAGCTATAACCCCGATCTTGTTTTACTGAGCAGTGAACCCTATCCCTTCAAAGAAAAACATATTGCAGTGGTAAAAGAAGCCTGCCCTGCTGCACGGGTACTCGTGGTAGAGGGAGAATGGTTCAGTTGGTATGGATCACACATGAAGCACGCCTTTGGACGCCTTAACAGCTGGCGCAAAACTATAGCTGATTAA
- a CDS encoding fructosamine kinase family protein, with product MIPDSLLSELENKLDQTIESQRRLSGGSINQAAKITLSNGQPCFLKWNTSADPNMFSVEEKGLELLRSANTTIHIPTVYATGETSGSIGYMVQEFIEEGQAKNGSAQHFGQQLAKLHKKQQEQFGLDHNNYIGRLPQSNKKHDDWITFFIEERMDPQLKMATDSGKLGSKTVSQFQSMYKRLPTIFPKEPASLLHGDLWSGNFFYDQEGQTTIYDPAVYYGHREIELAFTQLFGGFSSAFYNAYKEAYPLQPNFNQRKDIYNLYPLLVHTNLFGGSYAQQLKRIVQRF from the coding sequence ATGATTCCCGATTCTCTTTTATCTGAACTCGAAAATAAGCTCGATCAAACAATTGAATCTCAACGCCGGCTTTCCGGCGGTAGCATCAACCAGGCTGCCAAAATTACGCTTAGTAATGGCCAGCCCTGCTTCCTTAAATGGAATACTTCGGCTGATCCCAATATGTTTTCTGTTGAGGAAAAAGGACTCGAACTGTTACGCTCAGCAAATACAACGATTCATATCCCCACCGTTTACGCAACAGGAGAAACAAGTGGGAGCATTGGATATATGGTCCAGGAGTTCATTGAGGAGGGACAGGCAAAAAATGGCTCTGCTCAACACTTTGGCCAACAACTCGCAAAACTGCACAAAAAACAGCAAGAGCAGTTCGGGCTCGATCATAACAACTACATCGGGCGCCTCCCACAATCCAATAAAAAACATGATGACTGGATAACATTCTTTATTGAAGAACGGATGGACCCCCAACTTAAAATGGCAACAGATTCGGGAAAACTGGGATCAAAAACAGTCTCACAGTTCCAATCAATGTATAAACGCCTACCAACTATTTTCCCAAAAGAACCAGCCAGTCTTCTTCATGGGGACCTTTGGAGCGGTAACTTTTTTTATGATCAAGAGGGACAGACTACGATATATGACCCTGCTGTTTATTACGGACATCGAGAAATAGAACTGGCCTTTACCCAACTTTTTGGAGGGTTTTCATCTGCTTTCTATAATGCGTATAAAGAAGCCTACCCACTGCAGCCAAATTTTAATCAACGAAAAGATATTTATAATCTATACCCACTGTTAGTACATACCAACTTGTTTGGAGGAAGTTACGCGCAACAGCTCAAAAGAATTGTACAACGATTTTAA
- a CDS encoding low molecular weight protein-tyrosine-phosphatase encodes MDLNISDPITKENHYKICFVCLGNICRSPTAEGVFQHLITERGLGNYFEVDSAGTSAYHIGESANSKSQQTANKHGIKLYSKARQFKTFDLDYFDLVLAMDNENLKNVEHMANGNEHATIGRMRDFDPHPGDGEVPDPYYGGPEGFENVFQIVKRSCETLLDKLEQHIIQ; translated from the coding sequence ATGGATTTAAACATCTCTGACCCTATTACAAAAGAAAACCACTACAAAATTTGTTTTGTTTGCTTAGGCAATATTTGTCGAAGTCCTACAGCTGAAGGCGTTTTTCAGCATTTAATCACTGAAAGAGGGCTCGGAAATTATTTTGAAGTCGACTCGGCAGGAACTTCTGCATACCATATTGGGGAGTCAGCGAACAGCAAAAGTCAGCAAACAGCCAATAAGCACGGCATCAAACTCTATTCAAAAGCGCGCCAATTCAAAACTTTCGACCTGGATTATTTTGACCTGGTGCTTGCTATGGATAACGAAAACCTGAAAAACGTTGAACATATGGCCAATGGAAACGAACACGCAACGATTGGCCGAATGCGCGATTTTGACCCTCACCCGGGAGATGGCGAAGTCCCCGACCCCTATTATGGCGGCCCCGAAGGGTTCGAGAATGTCTTCCAAATTGTGAAACGCAGCTGCGAAACACTGCTCGATAAATTAGAACAACATATCATCCAATGA